Proteins from a genomic interval of candidate division KSB1 bacterium:
- a CDS encoding FAD binding domain-containing protein, with protein MLSNLKNLFRPKTIPETLALLEKNSGSILILAGGTKLQHTQNNIVQELVDITCLDLDYINNNAGLTRIGATTPLQKLVESQKLKNLANGILSQAAQLSHHSKMIRNVSTLGGELVTTNSLSTLYCALLILQAQVRIVGGEEFALAMNIFLNKKNLGGGLLVEVIIPAMEPQTFAGLAPIFYNGKPLICACARITMKKRECQIAKIAITGTERVPQRLHEIEEYLEGNSFTTANIETAADKASEQYVPISDSLASKEYRKEVSRSVVKKALLQCLENAAQSVT; from the coding sequence GTGCTTTCAAATCTAAAAAACCTTTTTCGCCCAAAAACAATTCCGGAGACCTTAGCTCTTCTTGAAAAAAACTCAGGCTCCATACTCATTCTTGCCGGTGGCACAAAACTGCAGCATACTCAAAATAACATTGTCCAGGAGCTGGTCGACATCACCTGTCTAGATCTTGATTATATAAATAATAATGCTGGTTTAACCAGAATTGGAGCCACAACCCCTTTGCAAAAATTGGTTGAAAGTCAGAAGTTAAAAAACCTTGCAAACGGAATCCTGTCCCAAGCTGCGCAACTAAGTCATCATTCAAAAATGATACGAAACGTCTCAACACTCGGGGGGGAGCTTGTCACTACAAACTCTCTTTCTACGCTTTATTGTGCGCTGCTGATCTTGCAAGCTCAAGTTCGGATTGTTGGCGGTGAGGAATTTGCTCTGGCCATGAACATTTTCCTTAACAAAAAGAATCTCGGAGGCGGTCTGTTGGTTGAAGTTATTATTCCGGCAATGGAACCGCAAACTTTTGCAGGGCTGGCTCCAATTTTTTATAACGGAAAGCCATTGATTTGTGCCTGCGCACGAATAACGATGAAAAAAAGAGAATGTCAGATCGCGAAAATTGCAATTACAGGTACCGAACGGGTTCCACAACGTCTGCATGAAATCGAAGAATACTTAGAAGGCAACTCGTTTACCACTGCAAATATTGAAACGGCCGCGGATAAAGCTTCCGAACAATATGTGCCCATTTCTGATTCTTTGGCAAGTAAAGAATACCGTAAAGAGGTGAGCCGATCAGTCGTAAAGAAAGCATTGCTACAATGTTTGGAAAATGCCGCTCAATCCGTTACATGA